TTTCACACATAAAAACAATGTCACAAAAGTGTTTACTGTTCCTGACGAACAGCAGACTAAAATATAATTAACTACCTAATCTACACTACTCAGAAAATTATGAAAATTTATAAAACTAAACTAGACATACAGAAGAACACGCACACAAAATTTGAGGGGATTTGGAGTTTGTTTACTATACTAAATAAATCACGAAATACAGAAGACAGAAGAATAAGAAAACAGTTTTGATTTGTAGTTTGAGAAATATGATAGAGAAGAGGTTAGGGATTTAGGAAATTCACCACCGAATATGTTTTAAACAAAGTCCACACAACCAAGATTCCAACTACCAAGTTATGAAAAGGTTCAATCAAGAATAAACCGTGAACGCACTGCGTAAATTCTTACTACTTCCCTTAACTACTTATGCAAGATGAACGCACCATTACTAAGCCTTTAGAATAACCAATCAAGGTATAAACGCTATCCTATCAACAAGTTATTCTAAGCATTAAGATCAATGAAAGTGATTGAAAAAGTATGCAAAACTAGTGTGGAACGCCTACCTAGCATGCAAGTCTCTCTATTTGGTTTCACCTATTGTCCTATAGGTTTTACTACCTTGAATTAAGCCGTGTTAACCGTTTAGGAGATTAAACAACCTAATTCTAGCCCCACTTACAAGTTCATAATGTTCTATGTATGCATCCATGAACATAAACAAGCAAGAGTTCTCTATAAATCAAAACCAAACAGACAATCCAACTAAGTAATTACGAAATCAAGGTTGTGAAACAAAGTTTATTGCATAATTCGGGGCTTCAAACCTCCACCCCTAACTAAGATAAACTAGCCACACATCGTTGTAGAAATCACACAGAGAAAATAAATTCGAAAGTTAAAGATTACAAAGGGAAGAAGAAAACTGTGAAAGGAAGGAGTTGACGATGATCTTGGCGACTTCCCCTTGATGGATTCTTGTGCGATGCAGCAACGTGAAGGCTCTCTTGCAGTATGACGGCTTACCTTCTTTTTGGTATTAGGGTTCTGTCTTAAGTAGTCTCTAAGTCTTCAAAGCTTCCTTTTCAGACCATGTTTCCTTCTTTGACTAGAATCAATGTTTGGGCCAGCTTTTGAATGTCTTCCACATATAATCTGGACTTGGCTTTTGGGAAAATTATATTAATGATGTCACTCTTCAAAATCGTGCAAAAAACCCCCAAGAAGCTTCTCAGAATCCAGCCCAAACACTGCCTCGAACTTGACTGCTGCACAGCTTTCCCGGAACTGCTGATTTTCTGTCCAACTTTGGAGCTTCATAACTCCCAGATGACATCACCGATTTGGATGATTCTTGAGTCCAAATTGATCTACAAATGCTCCTCTACAAATCTGGGCAGTCATCTTGGTGAAACCATTCTCGAAACCGCATGGAAATTAGCCTTGAAAACCGGAGAAAATAATCATAAACCATTTTTCAGCTTTTTGTGTTTGCAGCTTCTGTTTTGGTGAAGTGGTTCCATCGCCTTTCCTTGATATTTTTGACCATGTGAGTAATCAATCTCCATCAATGACATCTCTACTTCGTATTGGAAGCCTTGCTTGTATCACTTGAGCACATATTTGTATTATCTTGCTTCACGAAGTATTAAAACAATCTTTTTAAAGAAAAATAGCCAAGTTAAATGCAAAGGTTAAACTATAAAATTGTCGCATTTTATGCTCCTATCAATGACATTTGGGGCAACACCCATACTAATCATTTCTGAGAAGAGCTTCAATGCATAAGGAACTAGTGTATCCTTACACACTGTCAATGATGGTGTTGAGACAGCCACATTAGGCTTACAATCTGGAGATTGTTCCATCTTCCTAAGCAATTTAATAGCTGCTCTGTTGTCACCCTTGACACAACAGCTCTTAATCAGTGTTTCGAAGGTAACCTCATTTGGCTTACAACCTTCCTCCATCATTTTGCCGAAAAGCTTGGCTGCCTCGGAAACTCTATTCTCAAGGAGAAAGCCCTTCATTAGAGTGGTGAAGCTAGTGGTATCTGGTTCAATACCAGACTTGAAGAGGTTTGCCAACACAGCCAAATTGGATCCCATTTGGTTCAAATGGCAAAAGCAATTCCAGATGGACCCATCTGGTTATACAAAGCAGTGGCTCCGGAATAATGTTTCAGTTTGGTTAATTGGGTCAATACTTGATTGAAACGGATTACAGAAGGAGGAGGACGCATTCGAAGCATAGAACTGAACAAACTCGAACCATCCTCACATTAGGGTGGTTGTCTCATACTTGTTGGATTTAAAGCTTGAGAATGAAACGACACAAACAAATTGTTGAAGAAAACAATCCTAGATCGAAGTCACGGCATACCTCCTCTTCTACCTCCGTCTTTGCAATAAGAAGAAGAAGAAGCTCCCCGCATCATCTCCAGCGCCTCCGAGTATGTTTGAGGAAGACGAAGAAAGCTGCTGAAACCTCCAAATTGGTGTCACTCGTAAAAGTATTCAGGGATTTTAGTTTTTACTGTAATTCGATCGCTAACCCCCGTTTGCTTATCTGTTAATCATTTTCCTTGCAACCTCCTCTTATCCAAGTAAATATCCCCAGTCAGTTCTCTTCAATTTTTCAAATACAAATGGCTGCTACTTGTGCGTTAATCAACACCTTCCAACCCTCTTCCCTCCCACATCTCCCAGGACCCAAACGGGCAATCACCAACCTGTCTCTCCTAACAACAACAACTCCATCTCGTGTTGGGTGCTGCCGCCGTTCAAAGACATCCCTCCTCCCTTGTGTCTCCTCCTCCCAAAGCTTCCCCGTCACCCTCAACGATTACCAGGTATATATATGTTCATCTCATACTTTTGCTTACTTGTGTTTTTCTGTAATATGGGGTATGGTTCACTACGATTCATATTTGCAAATTACTCTAACCAATATGAATTTACACAAATGCTTTTATTGCAACCAAAACTGTATGGCAAGTCTTGCTAGAAGCTCTAGATCATATATGAGTTTACAAAGTATCAAACCAACCATTTATCTTTTGGAATTGAGAATGTAATCATATAAACACACCTAGCAATCCTACTTGTCAGCTTGTTATCATGTATTACAAAGCTAGAACCCAATCATACTCAACATAACTTGATTGGGGCTGTTGGGGGCCGATGTAAAAGCTTACATATACATGCATTTTAACTCCTACTCAGTGTGTTTATAATCTCCTTGGTAAACCAATTATTCATTGTTATGCCAACACATAAAATTGTACAAGTTTAGATATATAACATGCCATCATCTGCTTAGTCTTCCAGTCTTCTTGTCTGCTGCTGAGTTTTTCCTGCAAAAAAATTCCGTATAGTAGATAATTTAGGCTGCACTGTTAAGTATATTATCCATATCCGTTCTTTTTTATTATTCTAAATGATCAAGTTACTAATATTTGTGTGTTTGACAAGAAGAATCCAACTTTATTTGAACATATGTTGATAAACTCTAATAACCAATGAAGCAAAATTCATCCTTGCAACTTTTTTTTCTCTAAAAAAGGCTTCTGTTTTGTTGTCCTACAACAGTGATACTTTGTTTGTCTCATATATACTATTATGTGAAACACAATGCAGTTTCTTGATGGTTCTACTGAGGTGGAATTGAGATTACAGCTGGGGGGACGAAACATCACAAACTCCAGAGACATTTTTGTGGATGCAAATGGCTCATCTTTAACAATAAAAGTACGGCTCTCTGGGTCCTTTGTCACGCTTATGGAAACTAATCAACTGTTTGATAAAATAAAGCCTGCTGAAACAATATGGTTTGTGACACTAATTCACATGACATTCTATAACCAGATTAGATTTCTATGTGTTTAGATGAGTAATTCTTGTTTTGAGCAGGTATATAGATGAAGATCAGCTAGTAATTAACTTGAAGAAGCATGATCCAGATTTAAAATGGCCTGACATTGTTGAGTCGTGGGAGTCTTTGACTATGGGATCAATGCAACTTTTGAAAGGAACATCAATTTACATTGTTGGTGATTCAACTGAAATTAACCAGAAAGTGGCTCAAGAACTTGCAGTTGGTCTGGGGTAATGCTTTACATTCGATACTATTTTTTAGAACAGATTATGATCCACCTAATTGTTGATTCAACCCCCCAAGATGTCATATATAGTTTTGCTGATTTTCTCCCCTTTTGTAGTTACATCTTATAGTAAGTAGCAACTTAGTAACCTTAACTAGTGATGGTGACTGTTTATAATAGAAGTGAGATCTGCATGCCTTCATCTTAAAATATATAGATAATCCTTGGTTTTTCTATGTTTTCCGGTTCTAAATAGGTTTCTTTGGTTGACGTGATTTCAGATATACACCACTCACTACGAAGGAGTTGCTGGAAGTAGTTGCCAAGCAGAGTGTTGACTCATGTGAGTATTAAAATGGATACTAGACCTCAACTAGCTGTGTTTCTTTTCCTTGACACGCCATTATTAAAAGCTGAACAGAAGTCAGTATCACCATCATATTCATTACTGGGGCGTGCACTAAGCAACTTAGTTGTCATCGTTAGAAGTTCTACTTTATGACATATGACTTTGGTCTGAAACAATAGTATATTGAATCATCTGATTAGAATTGCCATGACAGATTGAGGAGTAATGGAGCACAAACATGTACAACTTATACATCAAATATGAAGTTTTCAGATTACCAATAATGGGCATTAGATGCCTATGATGCAAATGGAATGTGTCTAAACTTTCATCTAACGAAGAAACATAAACGAAAAACCTAAGGTTGCTGAATGGTTTGATTTCTTTTTTGTGGTTATCATCAGATGACTGCGTGCACGAATTAATGCTTTAATTTGTTTTTAGGTTGTTACTCCATCCTATGAGTTCTTTATAAATGAGCAGCAAACTTGCTTCTGTTCTGCAAAGAGGCAGTAGTGTTTCAGTATCTTGATTTATTTGTTTTCCTTTGTCTTACTGTTGTTAATACCTTTCTTTCCACATCTTATCCTTGATTATTTGTTACACCATTTGTATATCTGACCTGAAATTTACTTATGGATGATTTCCTTTAGACAGACACACTACCCTAAGAAAGATCTAGTTGCTAGTAATAACCCTGTAGGTAGGTATGATTGTACAACAAGTCAATAACGATCCATCATAACTAACAAGTTTAACCAATTCCAGGGCTGCTTGCTGAAGGTTCTGAATCTGTAGTGGAAGCAGAAAGTGCTATATTACAAAGTTTAAGTAGGTACTATATCTCAAATCTCAATAGGTTTCTTTTTCTGTCTCCCTTTTTAGGGTGGGGGGTTGTATTCAATGAATAACTATATAACGGGTTATGTTGGTCTTTACAGTCATGCTAGGGCAGTAATTGCAACATTAGGAGGCCAGCACGGAGCTGCTGGAAGAGCTCAGAAATGGCGCCATCTTTATGCAGGATTTACTATCTGGCTGTCACAAACTGATGCCACAGGTAACCATTTTGATCTTTCCTTCATTGGTTTTCTTGCCTTGTTATGTATAAGACTCTCCTACAGCTTCCAGTGGCTGTCATGCTTTAATATAATCATTTGTATTTTTAATTTTTTTAGGCACCGTAAAGTGATAAAACCACAAGTCATTAGCTTCACCACGCCAGTGACAAAAAGAAAACCTTAGGATGCGATACACGGCATTATTAATTTTTTGCAGTCCCCATCATAAATGATCAAATTCAACGCTGAAGCGAACATCACCCACATCCATTTGCATAGTCCATAACTTTGGGTGTCATTGTTTGCAATCAGTTTTTCAAAGTATGTTTCTTGAAACGTCTCTATACAGATGAAGGTTCTGCAAAGGAAGAGGCCAGGAGTCATATCCAAGATAGAGTAGCTTACTCGAATGCAGACATTGTTGTCAAGCTACAGGGTTGGGATTCAGATCATGTTAAAACTGTAGCTCAGGCATGCTTGAGTGCTCTTAAACAGTTAGTTCTGTCAGACAAGAAGCTTCCTGGTACATCACAAGCTTTTGCTGTTCTATTTTTTGTTTCTTCTCCAAAGAAGCAGAGGAAAGTAAACCTAAAAGGGTGGCAACTTCGATAACTAGGGAGTAGGGACTATAGTTTTGTATAATGCCTATAACCTCTTTTTGTTGGTGTATTATGAAGGTAAGAAGAGCCTCTACATACGCTTGGGTTGCCGAGGTGACTGGCCAAACATCAAGCCTCCTGGTTGGGATCCCTCAGCTGGAGTTGATGCATCTCCAGGTAGTTCTCACTAGTAACATTACTGCTCTTACATGAGAGATTTTGATTAAAATTCATCAATTAAAATATTTTTGATGAGTTTAATAGTTTTGTAGCTTAAATGCGAGCATATATTGTGAATTACCATTGCAACATGTCGTAAGCATATTATTACTCTGAAATTTTTCCTTCCTGTCCCACCCACCACCCTGCTTCAACAAATCAATTGTCATTAGGAACTTAAAAATCACCTTGTTTGCAAGCATATATTGGTAATTCTCCTTTCCAGGATTGTGCTGAATTACTTACAATTGCGGCAAGTCTTTACTGTGCGATGGTTCGACTAGATAACTGATTAATCTTGGTCTTAGTGTGTTCTCAAATGCCAGTTATCATCATATTTCTGTTAAAAACAACTCATTTGAACAACCTGTTGTCTAGCAGAAACCAGTCACTGACTAGATGCTTGGGTACCTGTTCATTCTGGTTTGTTAGCGAACTGTATGGTTCAAATACTTTTGAAGTATGGGCATCAAATTGAAATACTGGAATTCAAACCCAAAATTTCAAGTATGTTTGGCTAATTTATCAAAATGATATGGAAAATAACATGTCTAGTCATAAGAATGATCGTAATTTGAAGCCCTAACTGTTATCCCAGCTGTTGTTTTTCTTCTGAATAATGGATGTCAAACTTTATTGGATCAAAGAGTTATTACATAGAACAAAGTTCAATTGAAACGGCAGCAAGAAGAAAAGGAGCAGAAAAGAAAACTGGGCAGCTCCTAGAACACACGAATTCTACTAGTATGCTGTCTATGGATCTCCAAATGTTTCGAACACAACCGGCAAAATTGCAAACTCCTCTGTGCAAAGTCGATTGCTTTGCAGGTTGCAGCAAGGAGCTCTCAATGTTCTGGGGATGACAATGGCGCCCATCATTCATCTCTAGCTTAATTACAACACTACATCCGATCCTGCAGGTTATTTGGAAGACTAACCAATATAAGAAATGAGTAGAGTCTGAGTGTTTTTTTTTTTCTTCCGATCATTACCATTTACCAAGTGTACGTAGTCGAGTGTGATCACTGGTCAACTAGCTAGTACTTATACATACACTAGTGCAATATTTCGAGCATTTATGCCAAGTCTTGTTATTTGCTCAAAGGTAATTTATTACTCTATATATGAAAATGAAATCAATTAAGCACCATTGCGCCCCAGATTAACAAGAGAATCCCGTACTTCCTGGGAGTGCTTCGATCTCAAACTCTCAGTGCCAACCGCGGATTTTGGGGAAGACAAAGAACCTCATCATTCCGTCCTTGCAATGGGCACCATCGTGTTCGCCACAAGCGAAGAAGTAAGGCTGCCAGCTCTTAAGCACAAACTCAAAGCCGTCTCCGCCGCCTTGAGTTGGACTACCCACCATCCTGGCCTGGCTAAAGTCGCAGTTTATGAAGCTCCAAAGGTTTGGTAGCAAGTACACACTATGAGGACGTGTGGTGTCGTTTGGTGGATCATACTTGAAAACTGCAAGTACCATCATCAGGTATGAAGTATGTATACATAGGCACTGTATATATTTCTATTAATAAGCGCGCAGGAAGAAAATGATGCTGTACAAGGAAATGTTGCTGATAATTTGCTGATGCAAAATTATGGAGTTGCATGTACCGCTATAAAATTTACTGGTAGAGAAGTTGAAATATTAGTATCATTATAGTTTGATGAACAAAGAAATGTTAAGCAGTTAAACTGACCTAGAGTGTCCTGGACGTAAATTGAGCTACTTTTCAAAGACCAATCTGCGTAGTTAAAACCGTAATGCCAGTCCGAACCGCCAACAACGATCTTGTTGGGTTCGTTTGTCGAGTTGAGGTGATATGGACCATGGTTAGAGCCCCAACCAGTACTGTAGTTCCCGTGCTTCCAATCCTTGTTGGCAGTGCAAACTGCTACCATTGAAGCAATCAGCAGCATTGCAGAAAGTGCTTGTGCAAAACTAGAACCCATATCAATGCTAGATCTATAAGAAGCAACACTTCAAGGGAAGAGCTAGAATGGTCGAGATTAATAAGCTAGAGGATTAAAGGCTGACACTAGAATGAGATGGTGAGTTCAGATGTCGGTATGCATGGTTCTTATATAGATGTAGGCAGGTGCTAGAGAGCAAGTGCAGAACTGCCAAATTGACAACCCTTTCAACATTGTAATAATTATACTACAATATAAGTTTTCCCCAATTATATTGGTGTAGTCCTCCACTTAGGTCTCTTTCTCTTCTTCTTCTTCCCTCTTTTCCTCCATTACAGAGCGTATACATCATACATGATAATCAACAATTAGATCTAATTACATAGTCAAGCATGAAGCTTCTTCATCAACTGAAAAAAATGGAGCAGGTCAGCAGGGTCAACCAGTAGTCTGTTTTTAGCTCCGAATTAAGTCAAAACATTGTGATTCTATATAACCGAACTAAAAGTTGGGGGGAAAACGAGTAAGAATTAACCCACCACTGAAGGAACACTGTACACTTCCATACGATTGTATGACATAGTGATGATGATATTGAACCAGGTCATAGTATAATTTGATTCATTGAAATCTAATTAGTGTGAAGATTTTTAATTTTGAATTTTTTTTTTTTGCAAATTTATGACTAGCTACCATCAAATTAGTGACATTACATTGGCGAGGGTATTAGCTGAAGGTTGTATGCTTATCACTAGTAACCAAAAGGAGCAAATCATGCATGAAGGTTGTATGCTTCCACTGGTTTGAGCCAAATATATATACAACCGATGGATCCGACGTCATTGGTCGCAAGTGCACTGGTCGTTTTCTAGCTCAAACTAGTGAAAGTGTGGAACTAGCAGTTCAAAGAATAAGGGTTTAGAGTTTGTGTGTGTGTATGCTTCAATAGGGAAGCAAAATTTTAGCCCTTCTGTAAATTTCTACCTCTACCCTTTCTTGGGATGAGTTGAAATGAAATGCTTTGAAGAAACTTGATGAAGGGAGACAACTTAATTACCAATTACGAGTTTTTTTTTTTGATAGGAATTACCAATTACGAGTTCAAGAGAATCGAGTACAATATGGCATGGCTAGCTAGCTAGCCAACCGATGGCTGCCCTAACTCGCGGCGACCAAGCAAGCTAAAGGTGTAAATAATATTGATAAACCAGGAGATAATAGTACGTATTAATTAGCTNNNNNNNNNNNNNNNNNNNNNNNNNNNNNNNNNNNNNNNNNNNNNNNNNNNNNNNNNNNNNNNNNNNNNNNNNNNNNNNNNNNNNNNNNNNNNNNNNNNNNNNNNNNNNNNNNNNNNNNNNNNNNNNNNNNNNNNNNNNNNNNNNNNNNNNNNNNNNNNNNNNNNNNNNNNNNNNNNNNNNNNNNNNNNNNNNNNNNNNNNNNNNNNNNNNNNNNNNNNNNNNNNNNNNNNNNNNNNNNNNNNNNNNNNNNNNNNNNNNNNNNNNNNNNNNNNNNNNNNNNNNNNNNNNNNNNNNNNNNNNNNNNNNNNNNNNNNNNNNNNNNNNNNNNNNNNNNNNNNNNNNNNNNNNNNNNNNNNNNNNNNNNNNNNNNNNNNNNNNNNNNNNNNNNNNNNNNNNNNNNNNNNNNNNNNNNNNNNNNNNNNNNNNNNNNNNNNNNNNNNNNNNNNNNNNNNNNNNNNNNNNNNNNNNNNNNNNNNNNNNNNNNNNNNNNNNNNNNNNNNNNNNNNNNNNNNNNNNNNNNNNNNNNNNNNNNNNNNNNNNNNNNNNNNNNNNNNNNNNNNNNNNNNNNNAATAGACTAGTTCAATACAGAGGTATACTAGTTCAAAATAGAGGTAGACTAATTTGAGATCAAGTACTCAAGCTAGTTTATTTTTGTGTAGGGTTGGTTGTGGCTTCAAATACTAAATTTCAAGATTTATATTTGAAATAAATATATCAAATATTTTTCTAGCTAGCCATTGACGTACGTATTTCAATACATTGTGAATGCAATCACTGAATCACCTTTCTTTTATAAAGTACGGTGAGTATAAAGAATGAACTACGTACTGTATTACAAGAAATGGGTATACCAAAGGTCGCATACAATATGTCAAAACTTTATGCCAAGTCTTGTTATTTGCTCAAAATTAACTAATTAATCAAATGGGAAAACAAATTATTTGAAATACAATATGTCAAAAACTTGATGCCAAGTTTGTAATATTTAAGCTCCATCGCCACCCAGACCAATCTGCATGACTATCCAGCTAGTTATTTTCTATTCCTGCATGAGTGCGTACGTCTCAGACTCTCAGTAGCCGCGAAGCTTTGGGAAGACGAAGAACCTCATCATTCCGTCTTTACAGTGAGTGCCATTGTGCTCGCCACAAGCAAAGTAGTACGGCTGCCAGCTCTTGAGCACAAACTCAACGCCGTCTCCGCCGCCTTGAGTTGGACTACCCACCATCCTGGCCTGGCTTAAGTCACAATGTATGAAGCTCCAAAGGTTTGGTAGCATGTACACGCTGTGAGGAGGTGTGGTGTTGTTTGGAGGATCGTACTTGAAAACTGCAAGCATCAATTAGACACCATCAGTAACTATACGACCATGTAAAAATGTTGCTGATAGGAAGAATATATGTAGGGTAAAACTCACCTAGAGTGTCCTGGACGTAAAAGGGGCCATTTTTCAGAGACCAGTCTGCATAGTTAAAACCATAATGCCAGTTTTCAGAGCCACCCACAACAATCTTGCTGGGTTCGTTTGTCTTGTTGAGGTGATATGGACCATGGTTAAAACCCCAGCCAGCAGTATAGTTCCGCTGCTGCCAATCCTTGTTGGCTGTGCTAACAGCTGCCACCATGGAAGCAATTAGCAACATTGCAGAAAGTGCTTGTGCAAAATTGGATCCCATATTAATCCCTTCTATCAAATGCAACAGTTGGACGAAGAGAATGATATTTAGCTAGAAGGTAAAAAGCTGATATGAAAACTAAGAAGGAAATGGTGAACTAAGATGATGGCATGCATGGTACTTATAGATGTAGCTAGCTGATACAGTTTAGTGCAAAACTACCAAATTGACAATCCGTTTCTAAATTGGTGGCTGATAAGAATACTGTAGGAGCAATCATTTTTTCCTAATTAAGTCGGTAAGTGCTCCACTTCGATCAATTAGTCTCTTTCTTCTTCCCTCTCCCTCAATTAGATAGAATTACATGTTATTGGTGTGTACCTAGCTAGCAAAATCAAAGAATTACCATAGTGGGTTGGTAACAGACTAACAGAAGCTTCTCCATCGGCTGAAGAAGGTCAACCGACGTACCAAATGAGTTTGAAAGTCTAAGCTCTAAGATTTTAACAGAACTAAAATTCGGGAGAACGAATAAGAATTAACGCACCAAGTTGATGGGAATTAAAGTGTATTTGTTCTATACGATTGCATGGTGACATTGGCTGATCAAGACAAGGTCGTAATTTAATTTGGTTGATTGGTTCCATCAACGAATAGAGTTAGAAACCAAAAGGAGCTATATACGACTCATGTATGAGAGCATTAAGCTAGCTAGGCATGAAAGATATATATCAGCTGTTGGGAAATTGATCCCTCCCCACACAAGTGCTAGAAATTAGATGGGAAAGAGAAATAAACAAGTCAAGAAGAACACAAGATTTAACGAGGTTCAGCTAATATCCTTACCTACGTCTTCGGAGAGTATCGCCTTCACTAATAAGAGAATTACACAAGTACAAGATTACATCACTCAAGTTTATGCCCAACCCAAACCCTTGTATTTAGAAGGATACCCTGTGTACACCCTCTTTCAACCTAGAAGATTACTCTACCCCAACAGTTATTCGCACTCTTGAACACAACTCAACCTATCTTCTATACACAAAGACCTTTAGAGTTGCTCCCTTCCTCTCGTTTACTTGCTTCAACACAAACTTCACCTTTTTATAGCCTTTGATAGAAGTTTGATAGAAGTCTCTAGAGTTACTCTATCAATGCTCATTCATGACCATGACCAAACCTTCCATCTTCCTCATTATCTCCTTGTAACTCCCTAGAAAGACTAAGAGATAACTCATGAATTTAACAATACATAAACTCTTAACGCATCCACTTAACTATTCATAAATTTCATGCATAACTTATCACCATGAATGCACAAACCAATAACTCTATGCATTTATGCCATACATAACTTATCAGCATGAATACACAAACCAATAACTCTATGCATTCATGTCATGCATAATATCAATCTCCACCATGGAGGGATAGATACCAAACCCAACATCAGCTTACCAATTACCCAACATCAGCTTCAAATACATATTTTGTGGGTAATGCATGCTTGGTCAATAGGTACAGAAACTCAATTTGCTAAAGGTCAGACAAATT
The window above is part of the Fragaria vesca subsp. vesca linkage group LG2, FraVesHawaii_1.0, whole genome shotgun sequence genome. Proteins encoded here:
- the LOC101293152 gene encoding uncharacterized protein LOC101293152 isoform 1, with protein sequence MGSSFAQALSAMLLIASMVAVCTANKDWKHGNYSTGWGSNHGPYHLNSTNEPNKIVVGGSDWHYGFNYADWSLKSSSIYVQDTLVFKYDPPNDTTRPHSVYLLPNLWSFINCDFSQARMVGSPTQGGGDGFEFVLKSWQPYFFACGEHDGAHCKDGMMRFFVFPKIRGWH
- the LOC101292075 gene encoding uncharacterized protein LOC101292075 codes for the protein MGSNFAQALSAMLLIASMVAAVSTANKDWQQRNYTAGWGFNHGPYHLNKTNEPSKIVVGGSENWHYGFNYADWSLKNGPFYVQDTLVFKYDPPNNTTPPHSVYMLPNLWSFIHCDLSQARMVGSPTQGGGDGVEFVLKSWQPYYFACGEHNGTHCKDGMMRFFVFPKLRGY
- the LOC101303661 gene encoding probable inactive shikimate kinase like 2, chloroplastic-like, whose translation is MAATCALINTFQPSSLPHLPGPKRAITNLSLLTTTTPSRVGCCRRSKTSLLPCVSSSQSFPVTLNDYQFLDGSTEVELRLQLGGRNITNSRDIFVDANGSSLTIKVRLSGSFVTLMETNQLFDKIKPAETIWYIDEDQLVINLKKHDPDLKWPDIVESWESLTMGSMQLLKGTSIYIVGDSTEINQKVAQELAVGLGYTPLTTKELLEVVAKQSVDSWLLAEGSESVVEAESAILQSLSSHARAVIATLGGQHGAAGRAQKWRHLYAGFTIWLSQTDATDEGSAKEEARSHIQDRVAYSNADIVVKLQGWDSDHVKTVAQACLSALKQLVLSDKKLPGKKSLYIRLGCRGDWPNIKPPGWDPSAGVDASPGSSH